A stretch of the Lolium perenne isolate Kyuss_39 chromosome 3, Kyuss_2.0, whole genome shotgun sequence genome encodes the following:
- the LOC127340274 gene encoding protein FAR1-RELATED SEQUENCE 5-like: protein MDGSYSAGGLDLNEPANEEQIEEEDMSGSKSNNPDVTKSSEHIKLASGSNTGASATRDTQTGQTTSDDSGEEDDDDEVQSTPCSQGDVQTPFQGMMFDSWEQAKMHYNKYAKMVGFSIKCSTSKNSTLDGQKDKQLFVCSKSGKNADINELEAPPVRQRNRSITKKTECKARLRIKRRGKKWHVTYFIEEHNHKLIKKFSLKKYLRSHKGIPKEEKDFVKLLHKVNLSAGRVMRIMGEVYGGLANVPYDSKDVSNYMAKIDEEHAHKDMSMLLAHFARMKKEDPNFYFNLHTDHADKVDRIFWVDGPAIAAYKNYVSII, encoded by the coding sequence ATGGATGGAAGTTATTCTGCTGGAGGACTGGATCTTAATGAACCAGCAAATGAAGAGCAAATAGAAGAAGAAGATATGTCAGGCAGCAAGTCAAACAACCCAGATGTAACAAAAAGTTCTGAACATATCAAGCTTGCAAGTGGGAGCAATACAGGTGCATCCGCCACACGAGATACTCAAACAGGTCAAACAACAAGCGATGATTCaggagaagaagatgatgatgatgaggtgcAGTCAACACCATGCAGCCAAGGTGATGTCCAAACACCTTTCCAAGGAATGATGTTTGATTCATGGGAGCAAGCGAAGatgcactacaacaaatatgctaAAATGGTTGGGTTTTCAATCAAGTGCAGCACATCAAAGAACTCTACTCTGGATGGACAGAAGGACAAGCAATTGTTTGTTTGTAGTAAAAGTGGGAAAAATGCAGACATAAATGAACTTGAAGCACCACCTGTTAGGCAAAGGAACCGTAGCATCACTAAGAAAACGGAATGCAAAGCTAGACTACGAATAAAGAGGAGAGGGAAGAAGTGGCATGTAACATATTTCATAGAGGAGCACAATCACAAGTTGATTAAGAAGTTCTCCTTGAAGAAGTACTTGAGGTCTCATAAGGGCATCCCTAAGGAAGAGAAAGATTTTGTCAAGCTTTTGCACAAGGTCAATTTATCTGCTGGTAGGGTCATGCGTATTATGGGAGAAGTGTATGGTGGTCTTGCAAATGTACCATATGATAGCAAGGATGTGAGCAATTACATGGCTAAAATCGATGAAGAACACGCCCACAAAGACATGTCAATGCTGCTTGCTCACTTTGCCAGAATGAAGAAGGAAGATCCCAACTTCTACTTCAACTTACATACAGATCATGCAGACAAGGTTGACCGCATCTTCTGGGTAGATGGACCAGCAATTGCCGCATACAAGAACTACGTGTCTATCATTTGA
- the LOC127345460 gene encoding probable glucuronosyltransferase Os01g0926700, protein MSRWGLAAIAVLVAATALFVAAEAQQGHQTERISGSAGDVLDDDPVGKLKVFIYDLPGKYNKKLLKKDPRCLNHMFAAEIFMHRFLLSSAVRTSNPEEADWFYTPVYPTCDLTPSGLPLPFKSPRMMRSAIELIATKWPYWNRSEGADHFFVTPHDFGACFHYQEEKAIGRGILPLLQRATLVQTFGQKNHVCLKDGSITIPPFAPPQKMQNHLIPGDTPRSIFVYFRGLFYDTGNDPEGGYYARGARASVWENFKNNPLFDISTDHPPTYYEDMQRSVFCLCPLGWAPWSPRLVEAVVFGCIPVIIADDIVLPFADAIPWEEIGVFVSEEDVPRLDSILTSIPTDVILRKQRLLANPSMKQAMLFPQPAQPKDAFHQILNGLARKLPHGENVFLKPGERVLNWTAGPVGDLKPW, encoded by the exons ATGTCGAGGTGGGGCTTGGCTGCCATCGCCGTTCTTGTGGCGGCGACGGCGCTCTTCGTCGCGGCGGAGGCACAGCAGGGCCACCAGACAGAAAGGATCTCAG GAAGTGCTGGTGATGTGCTGGACGATGACCCTGTTGGGAAGCTCAAGGTGTTTATCTACGATCTCCCCGGAAAGTACAACAAGAAGCTGCTGAAGAAAGACCCTAGGTGCCTGAACCACATGTTCGCCGCAGAGATCTTCATGCACCGGTTCCTGCTGTCGAGCGCGGTCCGGACTTCCAACCCAGAGGAAGCCGATTGGTTCTACACACCCGTGTACCCGACCTGCGATCTGACACCTTCGGGTCTCCCGTTGCCATTCAAGTCTCCGCGAATGATGCGCAGCGCCATCGAGCTGATCGCGACAAAATGGCCTTATTGGAATAGGTCGGAGGGGGCAGATCATTTCTTTGTCACACCACATGACTTTGGCGCTTGCTTCCATTATCAG GAAGAGAAAGCAATTGGACGAGGAATCCTTCCCTTGCTTCAGCGTGCCACACTGGTTCAGACCTTTGGACAAAAGAACCATGTCTGCTTGAAGGACGGCTCCATCACAATTCCGCCATTTGCACCTCCGCAGAAAATGCAAAATCACCTTATTCCCGGAGACACCCCTCGGTCCATCTTCGTGTACTTCCGTGGTCTGTTCTATGACACCGGCAATGATCCCGAGGGTGGATACTATGCAAG AGGTGCTCGTGCATCTGTTTGGGAGAACTTCAAGAACAACCCGCTGTTTGACATCTCGACCGATCACCCACCAACATACTACGAAGATATGCAGAGGTCTGTGTTCTGCCTGTGCCCATTGGGCTGGGCTCCATGGAGCCCCAGGCTGGTGGAAGCCGTGGTTTTTGGTTGCATCCCGGTGATCATCGCAGACGACATCGTCCTGCCCTTTGCGGACGCCATCCCATGGGAGGAAATCGGTGTGTTTGTTTCCGAGGAGGATGTTCCGAGGCTGGACAGTATCCTGACATCCATACCAACAGATGTTATACTGAGGAAGCAAAGGCTTCTCGCAAACCCTTCGATGAAACAGGCAATGCTGTTCCCCCAGCCTGCTCAACCAAAAGATGCATTCCATCAGATACTGAACGGGCTTGCTCGCAAGCTTCCGCATGGCGAGAATGTCTTCTTGAAGCCCGGGGAGAGGGTCCTGAACTGGACTGCTGGCCCGGTGGGTGACCTGAAGCCTTGGTAG